The following proteins come from a genomic window of Lolium rigidum isolate FL_2022 chromosome 5, APGP_CSIRO_Lrig_0.1, whole genome shotgun sequence:
- the LOC124652986 gene encoding homeobox-leucine zipper protein HOX33-like gives MTRQRPWPPSPPPPPRLRFLPAAATDSGAGMARLSPGCGAAAPQVDTGKYVRYTPEQVEALERVYNDCPKPTSLRRQQIIRDCPILSNIEPKQIKVWFQNRRCREKQRKESSRMQTVNRKLTAMNKLLMEENDRLQKQLSRLIFEKEAATKSLKTHIHNASAATTDTSCDSVVTSGQHHQQQNAIVPRPQRDANNPAGLLAIAEETMAEFLSKATGTAVEWVQMVGMKPGPDSIGIIAVSHNCIGVAARACGLVSLEPTKVAEILKDRPSWYRDCRCVEILHVFPTGNGGTIELIYMQTYAPTTLAAPRDFWTLRYTSGLEDGSLVICERSLTQSTGGPSGPTTPNFIRAEVLPSGFLIRPCEGGGSMIHIVDHVDLDAWSVPEVLRPLYESPKILAQKMTIAALRHIRQIAHESSGEIPYGAGRQPAVLRTFSQRLSRGFNDALNGFPDDGWSLLSSDGAEDITITVNSSPNKLVGSHLSPSPLFSAIGGGILCAKASMLLQDVPPALLVRFLREHRSEWADPGVDAYSAASLRAGPYAVPGLRAGGFMGTPVILPLAHTLEHEEFLEVLRLEGHGFSHDEMLLARDMYLLQLCSGVDENASGACAQLVFAPIDESFADDAPLLPSGFRVIPLDTKTDMPSATRTLDLASSLEVGSAGALRCSSDAANTRSVLTIAFQFSFENHLRENVAAMARQYVRAVMASVQRVAMAIAPSRLGTQIQMKHPPGSPEAITLASWIGRSYRAHTGEEIRWSDTEEADSPLKLLWNHSDAILCCSLKPAPMFTFGNNAALDMLETTLVNLQDISLEAILDEEGRKALCSEFAKVMQQGFAYLPGGVCKSSMGRQASYDQAVAWKVLSDDVSGAPHCLAFMFVNWTFL, from the exons ATGACGCGCCAGCGTCCTTGGCCtccttcccctcctcctcctcctcgccttcgTTTCCTACCAGCAGCAGCGACCGACAGCGGCGCCGGGATGGCGAGGCTCTCGCCGGGTTGTGGGGCGGCGGCGCCGCAGGTGGACACGGGCAAGTACGTGCGCTACACCCCCGAGCAGGTGGAGGCGCTGGAGCGCGTCTACAACGACTGCCCCAAGCCCACCTCCCTCCGCCGCCAGCAGATCATCAGGGACTGCCCCATCCTCTCCAACATCGAGCCCAAGCAGATCAAAGTTTGGTTCCAGAACCGCAG GTGCCGGGAGAAGCAGCGCAAGGAGTCCTCCCGCATGCAGACGGTGAACCGGAAGCTGACTGCGATGAACAAGCTGCTGATGGAGGAGAATGACCGGCTGCAGAAGCAGTTGTCGCGCCTCATCTTCGAGAAGGAGGCGGCGACCAAGAGTCTCAAGACTCATATCCACAAT GCTTCGGCGGCCACCACGGACACGAGCTGCGACTCCGTGGTGACGAGTGGTCAGCACCATCAGCAGCAAAACGCCATTGTGCCGCGTCCGCAAAGGGATGCGAACAACCCAGCTGG TCTCCTTGCTATCGCTGAGGAAACCATGGCAGAGTTCCTGTCCAAGGCGACAGGGACTGCTGTCGAATGGGTGCAAATGGTTGGGATGAAG CCTGGTCCGGATTCCATTGGAATCATCGCTGTTTCGCACAATTGTATTGGCGTAGCAGCCCGAGCTTGCGGTCTTGTGAGCCTTGAGCCCACAAAGGTtgcggagatcctcaaggatcgtCCATCTTGGTATCGCGACTGTCGTTGCGTTGAAATCCTCCATGTTTTCCCCACGGGTAATGGTGGAACTATCGAGCTAATCTACATGCAG ACTTACGCGCCGACAACTCTGGCGGCACCACGCGACTTCTGGACACTCCGCTACACCAGCGGCCTGGAAGATGGCAGTCTTGTG ATCTGTGAGAGGTCACTGACTCAGTCCACAGGCGGTCCATCTGGGCCTACTACTCCAAATTTTATCAGAGCTGAGGTGCTCCCTAGTGGTTTTCTGATTCGACCATGCGAGGGAGGTGGCTCCATGATCCAcattgtggatcatgttgatttgGAT GCCTGGAGTGTGCCTGAGGTCCTTCGACCGCTCTACGAGTCTCCCAAGATCCTTGCGCAGAAGATGACTATTGCG GCACTGCGACACATCAGGCAAATCGCTCATGAATCAAGTGGTGaaattccgtatggagctggccgGCAGCCTGCAGTTCTCAGAACCTTCAGCCAAAGACTCAGCAG AGGCTTCAATGATGCTTTAAATGGATTTCCGGATGATGGGTGGTCCTTGTTGAGCAGTGATGGTGCTGAGGATATTACCATCACAGTAAACTCGTCCCCAAACAAGCTTGTTGGATCCCATCTCAGCCCCTCCCCGCTCTTTTCTGCTATCGGGGGTGGCATCCTGTGTGCAAAGGCATCAATGCTTCTGCAG GATGTCCCGCCTGCTTTACTTGTGCGATTTCTGAGGGAGCATCGTTCAGAATGGGCTGATCCTGGTGTTGACGCTTATTCAGCTGCTTCTTTGAGGGCAGGCCCGTACGCAGTTCCTGGTTTAAGGGCTGGTGGGTTCATGGGAACTCCAGTTATACTGCCCCTTGCCCACACCTTGGAGCATGAAGAG TTCCTTGAGGTCCTTAGGCTGGAAGGACATGGTTTCAGCCATGATGAGATGCTTCTTGCGCGAGATATGTACCTTCTTCAG CTATGCAGCGGGGTTGATGAGAATGCTTCAGGCGCCTGCGCACAGCTCGTTTTTGCACCTATTGATGAATCTTTTGCTGATGACGCACCTCTGCTACCCTCAGGCTTCCGCGTGATACCATTGGACACGAAGACG GACATGCCATCTGCCACACGCACACTTGATCTCGCCTCTTCCCTAGAGGTTGGGTCAGCTGGAGCTCTGCGTTGTTCAAGTGACGCCGCCAACACGAGATCGGTCCTGACCATTGCCTTCCAGTTCTCATTCGAGAACCACCTCCGTGAGAATGTGGCGGCGATGGCCAGGCAGTACGTGAGGGCCGTGATGGCATCGGTGCAGAGGGTGGCCATGGCGATAGCTCCATCTCGCCTCGGCACACAGATCCAAATGAAGCACCCTCCTGGCTCTCCCGAGGCGATTACACTTGCAAGCTGGATTGGCAGGAGCTACAG GGCTCACACTGGAGAAGAGATCCGCTGGTCGGACACTGAAGAAGCAGACTCTCCCCTGAAGCTGTTGTGGAACCACAGCGACGCCATACTCTGCTGTTCTCTGAAG CCTGCTCCCATGTTCACCTTTGGCAACAATGCGGCCCTGGACATGCTGGAAACGACGCTGGTGAACCTGCAAGACATCTCGCTGGAGGCGATCCTGGACGAGGAGGGCCGCAAAGCGCTGTGCTCGGAGTTTGCCAAGGTCATGCAGCAG GGTTTCGCGTACCTGCCGGGTGGCGTGTGCAAGTCCAGCATGGGGCGGCAGGCGTCCTATGATCAGGCTGTGGCGTGGAAGGTGCTGAGCGATGACGTCTCTGGCGCCCCGCACTGCCTCGCCTTCATGTTCGTCAACTGGACCTTCCTCTGA